One Coturnix japonica isolate 7356 chromosome 20, Coturnix japonica 2.1, whole genome shotgun sequence genomic window carries:
- the PPP1R3D gene encoding protein phosphatase 1 regulatory subunit 3D has protein sequence MEVHGPRRNRSYLSDLYENMLRAQGAPGQGQQQPSVVRPSSSPHLVSHTPVKAATQPHQPQSSTSSSCDPALRPIIRRRARSLPTTPERKKRVQCQAPVCQSRMNKVRFADALGLELTEVKVFQKGEDPSIPLHVLSRLSINSDLWYSNLEFTMQCLVPDFQQPADSVDFSARLQEQQVCLERVTSSDLGVSGTIQVCNLAFEKQVSVRYTFNQWKSLHEVCAHWHSSIPEKNGQDQVDVFTFFLPVPSFLLQLCSVVQFAARYQVNGQEYWDNNKGKNYSLSCRTHPLKMPRECEESWIHFI, from the coding sequence ATGGAGGTGCACGGTCCTCGGAGGAATCGCAGCTACCTGTCTGATCTCTATGAGAACATGCTGCGGGCACAAGGGGCACCAGgacaaggacagcagcagccctcGGTGGTACGTCCAAGCAGCAGCCCACATCTTGTGAGCCATACCCCAGTCAAGGCGGCGACCCAGCCACATCAgcctcagagcagcacttccaGCAGCTGTGATCCAGCACTGCGGCCTATCATCCGCCGCCGAGCAAGGTCTTTGCCTACGACacctgaaagaaagaagcgAGTGCAGTGTCAAGCTCCTGTGTGCCAGAGCCGCATGAACAAGGTGAGATTTGCTGATGCTCTGGGCTTGGAGCTGACTGAAGTGAAAGTCTTCCAGAAAGGGGAGGATCCTTCCATCCCCCTACACGTCCTTTCCAGGCTCTCCATAAACTCAGACCTCTGGTACAGCAACTTGGAGTTTACTATGCAGTGCTTAGTCCCTGATTtccagcagcctgcagacagCGTGGATTTCTCTGCTCGACTTCAGGAGCAGCAGGTGTGTCTTGAACGAGTGACCAGTTCAGATCTGGGGGTCAGTGGCACCATCCAAGTTTGCAATCTTGCTTTTGAGAAACAAGTGTCTGTGCGATATACCTTCAACCAGTGGAAAAGCCTCCATGAAGTGTGTGCTCATTGGCACAGTAGTATCCCTGAGAAAAACGGGCAGGATCAAGTtgatgttttcactttttttctccctgtgccttctttcctccttcagctgtgctctgtaGTCCAGTTTGCAGCAAGGTATCAAGTCAATGGGCAGGAGTATTGGGATAACAACAAAGGCAAAAACTACAGCCTCAGTTGCCGGACTCACCCCCTCAAGATGCCTAGAGAATGCGAGGAGAGCTGGATTCACTTCATCTGA